The DNA sequence caaaagtatttacagcactgattatttcacattaataaaaatgtttacattaaaatctcagttcaaaagtatttacagcgctgatcattcacaataatattacaattacaaacttggtcttttgggtgtggctttattggcaaagtgaagtctatcaatgtgacgtatattttattcttaaatgtgcctcataatatggcgtcgtcaaaaataattaaagttgaaattaaattcacatttgaaaaaaataacaagaacgatgtgtaattgcagctctttataattccacaaaagtaatactgatcttgaccttgagacccttgactgatcggtgacagccaccgaccgcccaaattgttttcgattatgtgtcacatgatattgactactatttcttgcgaacaaggatcaaaatgcaagtgctcttacgattcaatgattcgggtgtttccgggaatacgacagtttgcgaagatttgcatgcgcattattaatatgggagaactgtacaaATCTAGAATGGTTTCCGACGATGTTTTACTTCACTGCAAGATcaggtattataatttttcatactaaaataatatgataGACATGATTGCGAAAAGATAAAATGACAACATAACTTCTGAGCCATAGCCAAGCGTTGCTCTGAGTTGTTGACATAGCCAATTGACCTCGCTACCTTTGCATATGAATCTCTCAACATCTTATCCTTATGACCTTATTTTAAAAGCACTTAACACTTAAGTTCATCTTATGAGTACTTTAGTAATTAATTTCCTAATGATTTTGTTGTTCCAGCTGCCCAACCACCTGTTTGAAGAGTTGGTGATGGACATCTACGACGAAATCGATCGACGAGAAACAGAAGCGAGTAAGTATTCCTAGTAATCAAACTATTATACATTTCCAGGTTCTACTATAGTTGCCCGCACTTTTTCTATTGATATGACTATATTTATAAGCATGAAAAAATTTATACTGTGGATTCGTTGTTTCATAAACCTTGTATCTTTACTTTATCGTTCAGTAAGGAAACAAACattatattaatgtatgtGTCCTTGCAGTATGGCAGACGAGCGCGACGGGGCTGGAGCGCTGCGGCGTGGTGTTCCTGCCCGTCAACCCCGCGCTCTCCGCGCCACGGAACCAGGTACAATACAGACATATCTAGTAACATAAATGAGAagctcctccttttttcgaagttgGTTAAAAACAATAGAAAATAGGTCCGCCATGGGCATtcgaatgttttttttttaattgtcgGCGCTATTTAGCTTCAGTAATGTCCTTAACATTACTTATGATTGTTTACTCCCCAGGGTCGTCAGAAGCTGGCGCGGCTGTCGACGGCGGAGATGGCGACGCTGCTGCGCGACGTGCTCGCCGACGCCGCCAGGAGGCAGCACATCGCCACGCTGCAGCCTAGAGGTTAATTATGTTCTATTGTACAATCGGGGGTAGATatacctgacccctctcagataGTTTTGTTACTCACTGACGGGTCATGTTTCCATGTGTTCTAATCTTTGTGAGGGTCTCAggaagtattttatatttattattgtcgATCCGTAGCCGTCCACGGCCGGACATATAGACGTCTCCCAAGAAGCGCTATAACACTGTCCTTGAAGGTCAAGGGACAGTGTTATAGCGCACCAATCATTACCAAGAATCGTAGGTCTAACAGGGTATTGAGACTCGAGAACTAGAATACGCCGACAGTGCAACAGTTGttggttcttcggcagatttAACCAGAACTTCCAAATTTTAAGACCTATGTCAGTAGAGTAGTCCTTAGTTCTCTGATTGTTCTCATATTTACTCTCAATACGCTTCATCCACAGCGTTGCAAGGCCTCGTGAGGGCGTCCCACCTGTCGGACGACGAGCCGCTGTACGACTCGGTGGCGTCCGACGACGACTACGCCTCGCTACTACCCATCGATGTTGACGTGAGTTCACGGAATTATATTTTagacttgtatttataattagaCTTGTACTTATAATCCAATCTAGCGACTCAGTGTGGATAATAgcgcaatattttttttttccgaAGTAAATATACGTGTTTGTTATCGATcaatttattgcacataaactTTCATTTACGGTTAAACTTATAAGGATAGCGTTAAGATGCTCAGTTGTGATAACTTGATTTGTATCTACGCTAATTCCCTACAGATGAGGAGTATACTCCCGCGCGCCGGCGACGCCGTCTCATCCACATACAACCCGTCTCTACCCTCGGAGCTGAgcatcgaacccaggacccactcgcccgcgcccgccgccgccgcaccccccgcccccgcgccgcagATAGAGACACTCAAGAAAGAACTCGACAGCCGGGACTCCACCATCACGGAACTGAAAACACAACTCAAAAACCTCCAAACCATAGTCGAGCAGCTGACGAAAGAAAACAGCGTATTGAAAACCACGAGCAGTTTCGACGATAACAGTATAGCGTCGGTCGGTTCTATTGTGGATTCTACCAGCAATGGGTTAGAGGTGGAGAAGCCCCAAGAGCGAGGGAAAAGTTTAGAGGCAGAGATGGCGGCCGCCGACGACGTGAAGGCGGCGAAGGGGCAACGGCCGGTCAGTATGTTTGAGGCTCGCGAGGGGCCCCGGAATAACTGGCACGTTACTAAACATCAGGTACTAATTTACTAATGGTTTTCTAGTTTGTGGTGGTTCTGTAGGGCTAACATGGGGcgcaaaagttctccgtcgtgctcgctcttgaggctgcgcgatgtgagtgagcgcaatgcaaaacttttgttacgtcttaattgcgccccgcCCCATGCTATCccttttgtatttttagaaACATATAGAGGATACaaggaaaaaattataactttgaATCTCCCTCGCTCTAAATTTAAGAATTGTACTTTCAAAATTAGTCTCATCGGAAATAGGTATTGCTTCTAGAAACTAACGGTTTCTCACATGTAGacgcaaacatacatacatacattaattCTCAGATAACATTCATAGTACGTGTTCATCATTTTAGATAATAGGCAAGAATATTAGTAGTAAAGTAGAGCTTTCCCTTATCCTGTGTATGGGTGACCTATTATTAATTGATTAAGAATAAAAAAGGTCTGCAGTCATGTTTGAGGATGATGCTTTGATCATCATCTACAGAGTTATTAACTAATTATTCAAGGAAACTAGATCTGCCATCTGCATCTGTAGGTCTTTAATATAACGCGTACACCATAAACATATAATTTGAAAATGGAGTATTGATAGACCTACAAATAGGGCGAGATAGCATAAGTCTGACCGCCattttcaaatcaaatcatcATATTTATTCGTATTGCTCTTTAAGGTTACAGCACACATAAACGTAACGTAAACGGATCGCCTTCACCCGAGCTTGTTCCGAGGCGAGGCGATAACGTTACGATTCTTATTCGTATGCTTTGCAGTttcatacaaagaatactgatcCCTTTCCGAGTTGTGATGAGATGTGTGCTGTGACCTTTATCCGTGCACATTATATCGTGACCCCCGCTGCCACCCCCCGCTTCCCTTGCAGCTGGCGACACTGTCGGGGCTGGACCGCGCGCTCACGCAAGGCGTGTTGGATGAAGCCCCCCTGCCGTCTACTGACATGGTGCACCGCCGGGCAGAGGTCATCACCAGGGGGATACAGGTACGGACTGACATTAACAGCAGATATAGGTAGCGATCAACTGTACTAAGTATCATAAAAAGACGGTTAACGAATGATTAGTTTAACACATTAAGCTCCAATTTTATCATAGTTGGttaaatcgtaaccaggggttggttcatcaattatacgtcatctccatattaaattcttgacagatgtgtcaaaagtcaaccaataataatggttaggctctaacccactatggcgaaattggcactaagagTTTGACACCCTCTTTACAGTGTCTACCTTATGTCCACCTCACCCTTCATGTAGTAGGTACGATGATATTACTGATCACACGAGGACTCTTAACTCACGTGCATGTTTGGTATACAGGATTAGCACCACAAAAGAGAATGAATAAATACTTCAGACCACAGACAGCAGTCTCATTATATCTTTCTTGGCAAACTGGTGACCCCGACATGATACCCACAATTCAACATCCCCTACAGGAGCtgtgggcggcggcgcgcgagcAGGAAGGCCGGCTGGCGGAGCGCGCCGACAGCATCCGCACCGCCGTGCGCGCGCTGCTCGCATTGTTTCCACAGGTCAGTTCTACGTGCTGTGTAAAGATGCTAGAGGAGTTTCTTTTCTCattaatgacggggcctttaaGAGATTgtggtagagtaatattatgaatatcgACTAGTGATTGTAAAATTCTACGTCGAATAAagatatttcatttcatttcatgtcCTGCAGTGACATACACGCAACGCAATTATGGATATTAAAGTTTGTTCGTCTCGTATTATATTCGGGTGAACAATTATGCAAATAGTCACCGAGCCCGAATCTGAGGCGGCCATATGATCCGAAAGaccgtttttttttcaatggttTGGTTGGTAtctattgtaattgtaatagtaatttatttaccaAGAAATTAAAACTCTAATAAAACTCTCCACCTCCCACAGAACTGCCCCGACGCGCACCTCGACGCCCTCCTCTCTGACCTCCGTTTGGCCTGTGAGCAggtcaccgccgccgccgccgcgcccgcgccgctgccGCAGCTCAGCGCCGCCGCCTACGACCTCGCCAAGGCCACCAAGCAGCTGGTCACACACTTCACTGATGAAAGGTCCTAGCGGTCGCCCAACTACTACTACAGCACTGTGTAGTGTGTAGTGGTAGCTGGTTGGTGAGGAGATTGTTGTTAACATGTTTTaaaggtaataaaaaaattgggtcTCCACTGCGTTAAAGACACTCGGAGCGAATGTCCGCCTCGTCACTGCGGAGTCTAGTGCTAGTAAATACAGGTTGTCATATAAGATCAAAAGTTGCTTAGAATGACGATTTGTATCCTCCTTTCGGGATTATGTTAACTtatgggacaccctgtatactaccGCCGTACGACACATGTCAAATAATGCTTAAAATGGACATCCCATCCTTGTTCCGCTCAGCGCAGTGGACTTATTTGTGTAACCCTCATTAAGGCTTTTCATGTTAAAGTTCAAAAAAAGGTGggatgtataattgtatattccCCCTGTGTTAAGGTTTAAAATGAACACCAAATTGTATTCTACAAAGGGACATTATGACGTAATAATTGTACAAAAGAAATTgttaggataaaagttttcaaaacCCAGTGAACCCAATGTTGTTGGTATACTTGGTAACTTGTAGTTtctaaaacaaacaaaaaataagtattatccttttataattaagtattacaaaattacaaacagTAATTAACTCATTATTTCAGCAGAAAAAATAGTTCATTTTCAATTTGAGAAAAACTAACGACTACTTACTCACTAATCTGAAAGTCAATTGAATCTGAACATGGGAAATATTGAACGTCACAAAAATGTATGCGAGGCTTGTTGATACGGCAAtgctttaaatatattattatatatttgcaaaactttattttaagtaGATTGTCTTACTACAGTTAGGTGAAAGAATGTAGGTagctaaaattataatgtaaggTTAAAAAGGAACGATCATTGTTGACAAATAGTAGATTTTGAACGGTAAAGCAGAGAGCTGGGCgcactttaataaaaaaaaacagcaaactatatacattatatatgtaggtatgtgtttGCCCTATTATTTTAATGCACTTGTAGGCAAGAGGCTAAAATATACGACTACTGTAAACAAATGCATCTGCTATTTGACTGTTGTGAGTTGGCAAATGAGATTAGTTTATATATTTCATTGTTACATTGAAAACGATGAACTAAGGGTGGCTGTTACGAACTTCTATTTAAATActacataaattcatttagctAATTGCGTTTAATGcactaaacaattttatcctaAACATGTTTAGCTTCATAATTCACCATGGTATTTCGATTACTATTTAGTTAAATGCGTTTAGCATCCTGCGATTTGTTATTTACGTTCAGTTCCACATCTTTTTAATGAGagacttcatattttttattgaacattcGAAACGACTCAGCGTAAAACGGAGTCAATCTATCAATTTCAAACATAGACAAAATAacactatttatttcaaaacaaaacttatttcgGCTTTCACCGCGTGGtggtgtttgtatttatttgttgttgtgatttcAAAGTAAAAGGAATAGTCAAGCAACTTCTTCTCGTGTTCGTGCCCCTAATTTTACAAGGGAAGAACAAGATTTATTGTGCAATGTAGGTATTGGAACCATACTTGCACATTATAGAGAGCAAAAAAACGTTGTTCCTGAATGGTATCAGGagatttaatgtattttttatacaataatgctATTGCATGAGTAACTCTATGAATGATTCTGCAAGCTGCTGTTGGTTCTTCCACACCTATCACATCTCCACAAGTAATTAACTGACTGCCAGTTGCATAATATCGGAGTGTGCATAACAACTGGTTCATTGGAGTAACTGCATTATttctgtaacaataattataggtacttacttataaataaaagtataagatAATGATGTAGTcagataactttattatttcaatacctTAGCTACTTACCTGGTGGAAATAAATTCAAGATGATGTTGAATTTCTTGTAGTAGAAGCGATACAGTTTAGCGAGCGgtggtaagcgcccgcttctcacgccagagatgcgggttcgaatcccggcgctgacatgtaccaatgagttcttttaacttaagtacaatgtatatcatcgctcttacggtgaaggaaaacatcgtgaggaaacctgtatatctagatctagcacatctagatatgtgaacccaccaacccgcagtggaccagggtggtgggaaatggtccaagcttaggaaggcagtttagaccttggggatttgcacaaaggttccactcgagagagccaggtgcaggtacttacaccctcacagagaatagaatagaatagaatagcgaTACAGTTTGTTTTGTCAAACGAAATCtcctaacaatttttttatctgGTAGTGTCTCAAATAAGTTAGTTCTTTCTGCAATATAGCGTAATGAGCGAGGTCTATTCATATAGAGAAGtaattcttcatcatcgtcatcaaacaaaatatcccacaaatccattatttattagataaccTCAACATAACCTCTGAATAATGACCTCTGAATCTCTCACAGACAACAACTAGACATCACTGAGGAAAAATGCTAGAAATGGAAAAGTTCTCTTGACAGCCGGTCGGTCAGCTGGTCGCCGCGACTGACGCCATGACATGCGTAGTAGATAAATGTgtttagtaaagttaaatagcCATTTGACCGCATTTAGGTTTAACAGATTACTAATCATATTTAAGTCGTGGTAAAAGATGTTTtacgaaatttaaataaaaattgtgtttaaataaaaagttaaatacatttatcacgTTGATAAAAGCCACCCTAAGTATACAACATGTTAGGAGTTAAAGACTTCTATttaagtataacattatttagaagttaagtttttaactaatCAAGTGCCATACCCAGTTAGCGTTGggttaaaattattgtaatgtatCTCATTGGTGCGAATTATGTGATTCAAAATTTGTTACAAATTTCTATATGTCGCTTCTTCTCTCTTCCCTCGTCCATTTATTGTAGAACAAGTGAATAAGTACAACTTTACAGACTAGTATGAACGTCTTAGATTCTTCATAATCTTCATgttaaaaatttatagtttatatttaaccCTATTAATTTTCCAATAATATAGCATTTACTTTATGATACACCTTGTGAAAAAATCCACACTATTTGAAAGAGATGACGTGTGGATAGAggcataatatattttctctcttttgcttaaaaataattgaacTGAAATTTTACTGGGCAccgtattttattgtttttgcaCCTTTTGCTTTTCCCCACCTACTAGAAGAAGCGAAAAGCCTAGTCGCACATTTCCAACCCAGTGCCTAGTGCATCAGACCCAGT is a window from the Plutella xylostella chromosome 10, ilPluXylo3.1, whole genome shotgun sequence genome containing:
- the LOC105391031 gene encoding ARF GTPase-activating protein Git produces the protein MMISRSKHRSTVEVCADCGASDPSWASINRGLLLCAECCSVHRSMGRHISHVKSLRQGTWPPSLLAMVQALNAQNVNSIWEHSLLDTSAPKHLRKKPQPKDPLHPTKSEFILAKHLRLAYVLRARRDEPPSELGRQLHSAVRSSSLDTAMRLLAQGADPNYYNQEKGCNCLHVACRAGQAAQAELLAAWGADPGARDHAGHTPADTARLGGHIALAERMVELVYEATDRLVCVLTGARPSHAGGRHYAAPRDQRAHEMTDVAKAARGKLQLLPNHLFEELVMDIYDEIDRRETEAIWQTSATGLERCGVVFLPVNPALSAPRNQGRQKLARLSTAEMATLLRDVLADAARRQHIATLQPRALQGLVRASHLSDDEPLYDSVASDDDYASLLPIDVDMRSILPRAGDAVSSTYNPSLPSELSIEPRTHSPAPAAAAPPAPAPQIETLKKELDSRDSTITELKTQLKNLQTIVEQLTKENSVLKTTSSFDDNSIASVGSIVDSTSNGLEVEKPQERGKSLEAEMAAADDVKAAKGQRPVSMFEAREGPRNNWHVTKHQLATLSGLDRALTQGVLDEAPLPSTDMVHRRAEVITRGIQELWAAAREQEGRLAERADSIRTAVRALLALFPQNCPDAHLDALLSDLRLACEQVTAAAAAPAPLPQLSAAAYDLAKATKQLVTHFTDERS